From the genome of Vibrio navarrensis, one region includes:
- a CDS encoding Fic family protein: MTALTDNMWNMKPNIPLAKQLAKRDVPALVYDAVNLEGVAMTLPEVQTILDGITVGGHRISDQNMAMNQARAWEFIFGLVDQGEFQFNKETALKIHNIAGKEEALEWGKFRSGYVSITGSEYEPPAPDELDEKWLEVESQVNSESDVYDQAITAFLQMARAQFFWDVNKRTGRFMMNGILLANGFPIINVQAKRQQEFNTLMLDFYSSNDMTAMNKFLRSCLDEKIIRNFKLDLKIG; encoded by the coding sequence ATGACAGCATTAACAGATAACATGTGGAATATGAAACCCAATATACCGTTGGCCAAACAACTTGCCAAAAGAGATGTACCGGCTTTGGTTTATGACGCTGTTAACCTCGAAGGTGTTGCAATGACTTTACCTGAGGTGCAAACCATTCTAGATGGGATCACCGTAGGTGGTCATCGAATTAGTGATCAAAATATGGCAATGAACCAAGCTCGAGCATGGGAGTTTATTTTTGGCTTGGTTGATCAAGGTGAGTTCCAATTTAATAAAGAAACCGCCTTAAAAATCCACAATATCGCAGGCAAAGAAGAAGCGTTAGAGTGGGGTAAATTTCGCTCTGGTTACGTTTCTATCACGGGGTCAGAGTATGAGCCTCCGGCTCCAGATGAGTTGGACGAAAAATGGCTTGAAGTTGAGAGTCAGGTGAATAGCGAATCTGATGTTTACGATCAAGCAATTACTGCATTTTTACAAATGGCACGCGCTCAATTTTTTTGGGATGTTAACAAACGTACAGGTCGGTTCATGATGAACGGTATTTTGTTAGCTAACGGTTTCCCTATCATTAATGTGCAAGCCAAGCGTCAACAAGAGTTTAATACGCTCATGCTCGACTTCTATTCTTCTAATGATATGACAGCAATGAATAAGTTTTTACGTAGTTGTTTGGATGAAAAAATCATTCGTAATTTCAAGCTAGATCTGAAAATCGGCTAA
- a CDS encoding YkgJ family cysteine cluster protein: MTIPIKNVSNPEISCSNCHACCCRLEVMIITDTGVPEQHIAFDEWGGETMLRLSDGWCSALDRETFMCTIYENRPWICREFEMGSYECRDERIDLS; encoded by the coding sequence ATGACAATCCCAATTAAAAATGTATCAAATCCGGAAATATCGTGCTCAAACTGCCATGCTTGTTGCTGCCGTTTAGAGGTTATGATCATTACCGATACAGGTGTACCAGAGCAGCATATTGCATTCGATGAATGGGGTGGAGAAACGATGCTGCGTTTGTCAGATGGTTGGTGTTCAGCTCTAGATCGTGAAACGTTCATGTGCACAATTTACGAAAATCGCCCTTGGATTTGTCGAGAATTCGAAATGGGCTCTTACGAATGTCGAGATGAACGGATAGACCTTTCTTAA